The following are from one region of the Quercus robur chromosome 1, dhQueRobu3.1, whole genome shotgun sequence genome:
- the LOC126720237 gene encoding uncharacterized protein LOC126720237, giving the protein MSAQQRLYTVETQSSLLNTGRGDHTHRVSLIDMTCMCGKWEANKIPCSHLIAVCAKHNHDATEYMDHFYRLEERYHSYELIFQPLKDRLEWPEPAERRTVMPNQRLIREKGRPKSMRIRNEMDDEDRELPTSLWIENGPKLKCGLCRQEGHNRRTCPTRNMASTSHGAM; this is encoded by the coding sequence ATGAGTGCGCAACAACGGTTATATACAGTGGAGACACAGTCTTCACTGTTGAACACTGGCAGGGGAGATCACACCCATAGGGTTTCCCTCATAGACATGACATGCATGTGCGGCAAATGGGAAGCAAACAAGATCCCCTGTTCCCACTTGATAGCAGTTTGTGCCAAACACAACCATGATGCCACTGAGTATATGGATCATTTCTACCGCCTTGAAGAACGGTATCACAGCTATGAGCTTATATTCCAACCACTAAAAGATAGGTTAGAATGGCCGGAGCCAGCAGAAAGGAGAACCGTGATGCCAAACCAGCGGTTGATCCGTGAGAAAGGTCGGCCAAAGTCCATGAGAATCCGCAATGAGATGGATGACGAGGATAGGGAGTTGCCAACCTCATTGTGGATTGAGAATGGACCAAAGTTGAAGTGTGGGTTGTGTCGCCAAGAGGGTCATAACCGTCGTACATGTCCAACTCGAAATATGGCTTCAACAAGCCATGGTGCTATGTAG